AGATTATGAACCTCGGGTCAAAAAAGATTTGTTTCGACGCAAAATTCATGGAGTTTGGATGACAGAAAAAAATCAATCCACCATTGATTCTACAACGATTGAAACTATGGACCAAAAGGGCCGCTCCACCAATTCTTATTTACAAAAATCAAACCTTCCTTATTGGAAAGGTTATGCTTATAGGTATAAGTAAAGATCATATGCCGAGAATATTTGACTCTGAAATTTATGTTTCTCCAACAGATGATTGGATCTTTCGTGAAAATCGAATCGATAAAGAAGAAATTTTACAGTATTTCCGAAACAATCTGCACGGTGACGAAAAGGGAGTGTACATTGAAAATCGATTTGGGGAACTCTCTGAACATGGATACATACGAATTGATGGTTTTCCTTGCCATGTACTTCATGTAGAACCAACGGATTCAGGACTTCTTTTCCATACGGATGACGGAAGAAATTATCCTTTTGGTGAATTTGAAATTTATGAGACCAGTGATGGTGGACTTTTAGGTCTTAGATCAACAGAAGAAAAAATCAAATACAGGTTCACTTGGAATGCAGCCAAAGAACTTTCCGATCATTTAGAAGAGGAAGGGGAATCTACTTATTTGGAATGGGAAGGAGTGAAAATGGAAGTGCCCAAGTATTTGGGAGAGATCCCAGTCCCTCTCCCAAAAGAATATTCTTAATACTTAGTTGGAAGGTGCTTCTTCGTCTGACTTTAATTCCCGCCAAAGATCATTCGCTTCTGAAAAATCTTTTTTAAGAGTTAATGCTTTGTGAAGGTATTGTAAGGATCTTTCAGGTCTATTCCATAACTTATACAATGTGGCGAGGTTAAAATAAGAAATATGCGGGGCATCATTTCGTTCACAACGAACTGATTTTTTTAACCAATATACCGCTTCCTTATCGTTCCCCATTCGCAACAAAAGAACACCTATTTCATTACAAGGGTTCCCATATTCGTGGTTTAAACTCACGGCTTTGTAATAAGAAGCAAGTGCATCACTCCATTGGCCAAGTGCGTTTTGGACCAAACCTAAATAAAAATAGGCTTCTTCGGATTCTTCCAATTCCAAACTGGAACGAAGGTGGAATTCAGCTCGGTCAAGGTCACCGACTTTGAAATGGTCTTTTGCTAAATCTAAGGAAAGTTGGAAAGAACTAGAAGACAATGAGATCCTCGCACGTTTTCTTTCATTTTCGGATGACTTAAAAAAACTCTGTAAACTAATTTTATTTTTTCAAAGATAGAATCAATTCTTCAGCAATTTGCGAAGCCGTCAGCTTATAATGGTTTAAAATCTGATTTCTCTCCCCGTGATGAATGGGTTCTGGTGGCAACGCAAAAGTCTTTAAAAACTTACTAAGGAAGTCGGATGGAATTTCATTCAATAAAAATCCAGAGGCACCTGCATGGACATAACTTTCGTCCAAAATCACAAACTTTTGGTTCTTCTCAATTTGTTCATGAACAAGATCCGTATCATAAGGTCGTAACCAAAAAAGATCCACAACCGAAACAGAAATCCCTTGTGTTTTCAAAATATCAGCCACAGCAGTAGCAATCGGCAACATAAATCCCACAGAAAGAATCAGTAAATCTTTTCCTTCGGTCACTAACCTACTTTTTGCTTTTTTAACAACTTGCGGCGAATCAAAATTTAACTGATGTAAGTTGCCATTGTCTTTTGGAAAACGAATGGCAATCGGATGTTCCGTATAATCCTTCATAAAATGTAGGCTATCGATGATGTCTTGTGCGGAACTTGGAACAATGATGTCCATATTGGGAAGCCCAGCTAAATACCCAAGATCGGATAGGCCTTGGTGAGTTTCCCCATCCGGGCCAACAATTCCAGCGCGATCAATTACAAACCGAACTGGCAAATTCATAAGGGATACATCTTCCACAAGTTGGTCCATTGCCCGGGTGAGGAATGTGGAATAAATACACATATAAGGAATGGCACCGCCACTTGTCATGGCACCGGCAAAGGCAACCGAATGTTGTTCTGCAATTCCCACATCAAAGGTATGTGCCGGATAAACCTCTTGGTATTCACGAAGCCCAGAACCTTCAATCATTGCAGGGGTAATGACCGCAATCCGTTTGTCTTTGTCTGTTAAATCGGTAAGTGTTTTTCCAACAATTTTAGAAAGGCTGATTTTATTGGAATCTGATGATGCCATTTTCCCCGACTCTTTGTTGAACGGCGTGACACCATGGTATTTGATAGGATCGGCTTCTGCTGGTTTATAACCTTTTCCTTTTTGCGTTAACACATGCAATAGGATGGGGCCTTGGATCTTTGAAAGATTTTGTAACATCTGAACCACTCGGTTCACGTCATGTCCATCAATGGGTCCAAAGTAGGTAAAACCTAAATCCTCAAATAGGCCACCGGGACGCATCATAAAATGTTTAAATGAAGTTTCCATATTATGAGCAAGCGCCTGTAATGCGGGCCCAATCAAAGGAATCCATTTTAAAAAACTATAAAATGCCGTTTTACCCCGGTTATATACCTGTGAAGAAATAATTCGATTGAGATAATTCGAAATAGAACCTACGTTTTTGGAAATGGACATGTAGTTGTCATTCAAAATGACTAACATATTGGGTTTGATATGGCCACCGTGGTTCATGGCTTCGAGTGCCATTCCTGTGGCAATCGATGCGTCTCCAATCACTGCCGCAACTTTGTAATCTTTACCTAGTAGGTCTCGAGCACAAGCCTCACCAAGTGCTTGCGAAATGGAAGTTCCCGCATGGCCCGTGTTGTACAAATCGTATTCGGATTCTTCCCTTTTGGGAAAACCGGAAAGTCCTTGCCACTTACGAACAGTGGGCAGCTCTTTTTTTCGACCTGTCAGAATTTTATGAGGATACGTTTGGTGGCCAACGTCCCAGATGATTTTGTCAGTAGGGGTTTGGAACACATAATGCAATGCGACTGTGAGTTCCACAACGCCGAGGTTACTAGCGAAGTGCCCTCCTACGTCAGAGAGGGTGTCGATGATGTATTCCCGAAGGTCATGGCAAACCTTCGGGAGATCCTCTTCGTTTATCTTTCTAAGATCTTCCGGAAATTGGATTTTGTCGAGATAGGGATATGATGGCATGTAAACTTCATGTTGCCGCCTTTTGGAGAGGCCGCTTCATTTTCTCCATATCTTCTGGGTTTGTGATTCCAAGCAATTCGTAAATCCGAACAGGTTGGGTTTTTCCTTTTACTCGCACTAAATCCAGCTCCCGAGCGACCACTCGGTCTTTCACTTTTTCGTAAGTGTATTCAGAAATGATCACATTTGTGGTGTACATTTTATTGGACCCTTCTAGTCGGGATCCTAAGTTGATTGTATCACCCATACAGGTATATTCCATCCTGTGGGATGATCCCATGTTCCCAACAACGGCTGGGCCGGAGTTAAGACCGCAACCAATATCGATCACTGGAACATTTCGTTCTGCCCATTTTTGTTGGAGGACTTTTAAATAATCTAACTGAACGAGAGCCGCCACACAAGCATAGTAAGCGTGGTCTTCCAAAGGAACAGGTGCTCCCCAAAAAGCCATAATCGCATCACCCATATACTTATCAATGGTTCCCTTGTATTCAATGATGATGTCCGTCATAGCTGACAAATATTCGTTCAGTAATTTCACCAAATCTTCTGGTCCCAACTGTTCGGAGATGGTTGTAAACCCGCGAACGTCAGAGAAAAAAATTGTAATTTCTCGTTTAGATCCACCAAGTGCTAAGTTGTCAGGGTGTTTAAGGAGTTCATCCACAACATCTTTGGAAACAAATTTCGAGAATGTTTGGCGAATGTATTTAACGTTTTCTTCTTCTGTTAAGATTCTAAATCCAATGATTGCAACGAACACCACAATTTGTTCGATGGTTACCGATGGAAGAACGGTGATGAGGTTGAAGGTTTGGAAAATATACAACGTAGCAACTACATAAAGTAAAAGCTGAGTTAACATAATCGCAAAACCGATATGTGTTTTTACCCTTGGTTGCAAGAAACCAATCATAACCCCAAGTGCCACATAAATCAGAAAAATTCCCCAGTTGGGAACTGTGGCCAAAAAGTCTTGGTTTAGAATGGTATTGATTGCATGAGCGTGGTGTTCGATTCCAGACATATCACCAAACGGAGATAAGTGGGAGTCTTTCGAAGCCCCACGACCTGTTGCATAATACATCGCGACAAGAAAAATTTTATTACTGATTTGGTTGGCTTCGAGAAGTTCCGCATCCCAATCGTTTGTGACTTCGAAAATTTCATTTTGTTTAAAGGAATAACGTCCACCCACAAAATTGATTTCCATTTGTCCTTCCCAATCAATAGGAATGACCACTTCTCTTTTTTCGTTCGGGACTTGCATCACATCCCTTTCTTCAAACTTACGTTCTTTGATATTGAACTCTCGGATGATTTTTTTGGGGATATTGGACAATTTGATATAATGTCCCATATTGACTTCCACATCTCTTTGTACGTCGATACCGTAGTATTTACAAACAATGAGTAGGTCGATGGAAGGGAAATATTCTGTTTCTCTGTCTCTTCCTGAATTATAAACCTTTACCACAAGAGGCATCTTGCGATTCAAACCAGATTCGTCTTTTTTTACGTTCGCAAAACCAAGACCAGCTGACAACTCACTAATGGGTTCAATGGGAGGTTGTGGAAATTTAACCCAAGAAATCCCGGCATCGTTTTCATCGATTACATTTTTTAATTGAAACTTTCGAAGGATATCAATTCGTTTTTCCAAATTGAGAACCGCTTCTTTTGATTCCGCACTGACTTCCATAGGGTAGTCAAAGAGGACATTCCGGTTCTTTTGAAGAGCGGCTGCCATCTCTTCTGTTTGACCGGGTTTATAATCTACGAAGAAAATATCGAACATGAGAATATTGTTCGAATCTTTAAATGTTTCAATGATGTCAGCGTAATAACTCCAAGGAAGTGGCCAAGTTCCTTGTAACTTTTCTAGTGATTCGGTTGTGATACCGATGATATTAATATCCTTACGGGCCTTAGCTGGTGGTTGGAACTGGATGTATTCGATACGACCTGTATCACCTTCACTTTCAGTTTTGGTATTGGAGCCGCGTAAAAATTGGAACCTAGTGGAAACAGAATTTTCTTCCAAGTCCTTGAGTGGTTGGAATGTGTTTACCAAAGTATACATGAAAATGGCGATCACATAGGACAACCAAATAGCACCTGACTTCTGTTTGTCTTTAGAAACCTTTTCGATGGTTTTGTATACAAAATAGGAAGAAGTAAGAAGGGTGAGTAAACCGCCAATGAGGAAGGAAAATTCGTATTCCCACCCTGTCATGACGACAGAAATGATCACACCAAGTGATCCTAGTGCGGCAACGGTAACACTGAGATAGTCCAAAATCGAAAGCGATTTTGATTCTTTGTCGGACATAGAGCCTCTTTATTCGTTTGGGAATTTCCGACCATTTTCCCGGAATTTTTAAAGAGACTCAAATGTTTTTGGTGGATATTGGAAAAAAATTTAGGAAATGGCTGCCCTGATCTTCGAAATGTATTCTGCCAATGCAGAAACAGTTTTGGAACGATCGGCACCGTTTTCTTCAATGATCCTTTGGATCGCAGAACCAATGATGATCCCGTCCGCATACTGTGAAATTTGGTTGGATTGTTCTGGAGTGGAAATTCCAAATCCTGCACAAATTGGCAATTGGATGATATCTTTCAAAAACTTAATTCTTTCTTTTAAATCGACCGAAAACTCCCTTCTTTCTCCCGTCACTCCAAAAGAAGTTACGTAGTAAATGAAACCAGAAGAAGTTTTAGAAAGGGCTTGGATCCTCTTTTTTTCCGATGCAGGAGTCACCAAGTGAATGAGATCCATATCCCGAACTTTTAATTCCCGAAACAAAATTTCGCTCTCTTCCGTATCAAAAGGTAAGTCAGGAATCACAAGTCCGACAATTCCTGATTCCTTGGCACGGTCCAAAAACTTCGAAATCCCACAATGGTAGATGGGATTGAAGTAAGTGAGATATACAAGAGGAGTCTCAGGTTTGTGGTCATGGATGGCTTTTGTGACTCGAAAGATTTCTTCGAAAGAAAAACGATTTTTTAAAGAACGAGCCACCGCCCTTTGGATGACGGGGCCATCTGCAACGGGATCGGAAAAAGGGATCCCCAGTTCCAAAATATCAGCACCGTTGTCTAAAATGGTTTTTCCAAATTCGATAGAGTCGTTATAGTTTGGATCACCCAAGGTAAAATAAGGAATAAAAGCTGATTTAAAACGATTACTCTCAAACAAAGTTTTTATTTTACTCATTTACTTTCTTTCACCCAATAATCGCAAAACTTCCGTTACATCCTTGTCACCCCGACCCGAAAGACAAATGATTAGATCCTTTTTCTTTCCTAGATCCTTTGCCACGTCCCGTGCCACATGAAATGCATGAGCAGTCTCAAGCGCAGGAATGATTCCTTCCACCCGAGTGACCTCCAAAAAGGAATCTAATGCTTGTTCATCTGTTACCATTCGGTAATCCACTCTTCCTGTTTGGGACAAATGTGCATGTTCTGGTCCAACACCTGGGTAATCTAACCCTGCAGAAACAGAATGCG
The nucleotide sequence above comes from Leptospira harrisiae. Encoded proteins:
- the trpA gene encoding tryptophan synthase subunit alpha — translated: MSKIKTLFESNRFKSAFIPYFTLGDPNYNDSIEFGKTILDNGADILELGIPFSDPVADGPVIQRAVARSLKNRFSFEEIFRVTKAIHDHKPETPLVYLTYFNPIYHCGISKFLDRAKESGIVGLVIPDLPFDTEESEILFRELKVRDMDLIHLVTPASEKKRIQALSKTSSGFIYYVTSFGVTGERREFSVDLKERIKFLKDIIQLPICAGFGISTPEQSNQISQYADGIIIGSAIQRIIEENGADRSKTVSALAEYISKIRAAIS
- a CDS encoding tetratricopeptide repeat protein translates to MSSSSFQLSLDLAKDHFKVGDLDRAEFHLRSSLELEESEEAYFYLGLVQNALGQWSDALASYYKAVSLNHEYGNPCNEIGVLLLRMGNDKEAVYWLKKSVRCERNDAPHISYFNLATLYKLWNRPERSLQYLHKALTLKKDFSEANDLWRELKSDEEAPSN
- a CDS encoding adenylate/guanylate cyclase domain-containing protein codes for the protein MSDKESKSLSILDYLSVTVAALGSLGVIISVVMTGWEYEFSFLIGGLLTLLTSSYFVYKTIEKVSKDKQKSGAIWLSYVIAIFMYTLVNTFQPLKDLEENSVSTRFQFLRGSNTKTESEGDTGRIEYIQFQPPAKARKDINIIGITTESLEKLQGTWPLPWSYYADIIETFKDSNNILMFDIFFVDYKPGQTEEMAAALQKNRNVLFDYPMEVSAESKEAVLNLEKRIDILRKFQLKNVIDENDAGISWVKFPQPPIEPISELSAGLGFANVKKDESGLNRKMPLVVKVYNSGRDRETEYFPSIDLLIVCKYYGIDVQRDVEVNMGHYIKLSNIPKKIIREFNIKERKFEERDVMQVPNEKREVVIPIDWEGQMEINFVGGRYSFKQNEIFEVTNDWDAELLEANQISNKIFLVAMYYATGRGASKDSHLSPFGDMSGIEHHAHAINTILNQDFLATVPNWGIFLIYVALGVMIGFLQPRVKTHIGFAIMLTQLLLYVVATLYIFQTFNLITVLPSVTIEQIVVFVAIIGFRILTEEENVKYIRQTFSKFVSKDVVDELLKHPDNLALGGSKREITIFFSDVRGFTTISEQLGPEDLVKLLNEYLSAMTDIIIEYKGTIDKYMGDAIMAFWGAPVPLEDHAYYACVAALVQLDYLKVLQQKWAERNVPVIDIGCGLNSGPAVVGNMGSSHRMEYTCMGDTINLGSRLEGSNKMYTTNVIISEYTYEKVKDRVVARELDLVRVKGKTQPVRIYELLGITNPEDMEKMKRPLQKAAT
- the dxs gene encoding 1-deoxy-D-xylulose-5-phosphate synthase; translated protein: MPSYPYLDKIQFPEDLRKINEEDLPKVCHDLREYIIDTLSDVGGHFASNLGVVELTVALHYVFQTPTDKIIWDVGHQTYPHKILTGRKKELPTVRKWQGLSGFPKREESEYDLYNTGHAGTSISQALGEACARDLLGKDYKVAAVIGDASIATGMALEAMNHGGHIKPNMLVILNDNYMSISKNVGSISNYLNRIISSQVYNRGKTAFYSFLKWIPLIGPALQALAHNMETSFKHFMMRPGGLFEDLGFTYFGPIDGHDVNRVVQMLQNLSKIQGPILLHVLTQKGKGYKPAEADPIKYHGVTPFNKESGKMASSDSNKISLSKIVGKTLTDLTDKDKRIAVITPAMIEGSGLREYQEVYPAHTFDVGIAEQHSVAFAGAMTSGGAIPYMCIYSTFLTRAMDQLVEDVSLMNLPVRFVIDRAGIVGPDGETHQGLSDLGYLAGLPNMDIIVPSSAQDIIDSLHFMKDYTEHPIAIRFPKDNGNLHQLNFDSPQVVKKAKSRLVTEGKDLLILSVGFMLPIATAVADILKTQGISVSVVDLFWLRPYDTDLVHEQIEKNQKFVILDESYVHAGASGFLLNEIPSDFLSKFLKTFALPPEPIHHGERNQILNHYKLTASQIAEELILSLKK